In a genomic window of Luoshenia tenuis:
- a CDS encoding MATE family efflux transporter has product MNTTHAIDATEKKSFYKELFSLAIPIGLQNLLVALIGATDALMLGRLTQDAVAAVSLANQIAFIMHLFSGAVVGGGGVLLAQYWGKGDRVMVKNLFCSLMKWALGISFVFFALAMFVPELLMRVYTPEPALIATGASYLRAVSVSYLFSGITQCYYLIMKLEGKASKSVMISVVTLITDVVLDLFLIYGIAGAPKLGANGSAYSTVFVELVALIWCIAESHRGESVHPDWAGFKWFSADVTRDLFKIALPMLGSSLAWGLGFSMHSFIMGHLGSDATAAASITSIAQELITCVCKGISAGAGIMVGKLLGQNLFDRAKVYGKRFCHISFWVGGIHMLILCILGPIVAEFFVLSETAKAYLIIMLIFSAFYVFAYSVNTVIVCGVFPAGGDARYDALSVFFASWCFSLPLALLGTFVFHWPVIVVYILMCADEIVKLPWIYPRYRKYLWLNNLTREGAQ; this is encoded by the coding sequence ATGAATACGACGCACGCAATTGACGCCACCGAAAAAAAGAGCTTTTATAAAGAATTGTTTTCCCTCGCCATCCCCATCGGTCTGCAAAACCTGCTTGTGGCCTTAATTGGCGCAACGGACGCGCTGATGCTGGGCCGGTTGACGCAGGACGCCGTGGCCGCGGTCTCCCTGGCGAACCAGATCGCGTTTATCATGCATCTGTTCAGCGGCGCTGTCGTGGGCGGCGGTGGGGTCTTGCTGGCCCAGTACTGGGGCAAGGGCGACCGGGTGATGGTCAAAAACCTGTTCTGCTCGCTGATGAAATGGGCGCTGGGCATCTCCTTTGTCTTTTTTGCCCTGGCCATGTTCGTGCCCGAGCTTTTGATGCGGGTCTATACCCCGGAACCCGCTTTGATCGCCACCGGCGCATCCTACCTGCGCGCGGTAAGCGTTTCCTATCTGTTCAGCGGCATCACCCAGTGTTATTACCTCATCATGAAGCTGGAGGGGAAAGCCTCCAAAAGCGTCATGATCTCCGTAGTGACCCTCATTACCGATGTTGTCCTCGACCTTTTTCTGATCTACGGCATTGCCGGGGCCCCAAAGCTGGGCGCAAACGGTTCGGCCTATTCCACCGTGTTTGTTGAGCTGGTCGCGCTCATCTGGTGCATCGCCGAATCCCATCGCGGCGAGAGCGTCCACCCCGACTGGGCGGGCTTTAAATGGTTTTCCGCCGACGTGACCCGGGACCTGTTCAAGATTGCGCTGCCGATGCTGGGCAGCAGCCTGGCGTGGGGGCTGGGCTTTTCCATGCACTCGTTTATTATGGGGCACCTCGGCTCCGACGCTACGGCCGCGGCCTCCATCACCTCCATCGCCCAGGAGCTGATCACCTGCGTGTGCAAGGGGATTTCCGCAGGGGCAGGCATTATGGTGGGCAAGCTGCTTGGGCAGAACCTGTTTGACAGGGCCAAGGTGTACGGGAAACGGTTTTGCCACATCTCCTTTTGGGTCGGCGGCATCCATATGCTGATTTTATGCATCCTGGGCCCCATTGTGGCAGAGTTCTTCGTACTGTCGGAAACCGCAAAGGCGTATCTGATCATCATGCTGATCTTCAGCGCGTTTTACGTCTTTGCCTATTCCGTCAATACGGTCATCGTATGCGGCGTATTCCCGGCGGGCGGCGATGCCCGGTATGATGCCCTCAGCGTATTTTTTGCCTCCTGGTGCTTTTCGCTGCCCCTGGCGCTGCTGGGCACCTTCGTGTTCCACTGGCCGGTCATCGTGGTCTATATCCTGATGTGCGCCGATGAGATCGTAAAACTGCCCTGGATCTATCCCCGGTACCGCAAATACCTATGGCTGAACAACCTGACGCGCGAGGGCGCCCAATAG
- a CDS encoding alpha/beta hydrolase, whose protein sequence is MALIKANFISYILRREVHVDVILPSPTIPESLGMGGKASHSRPAPLPVLYLLHGMGNNETNWVRYTNVERYAEERQIAVVMPAGENQEYRNQPGPGGNRQFDFIAYELPEFVQANFPVSDRREDTYIAGLSMGSMGSLLHSFCHPERFRAVGSFSGPLMQIPKSMNEGGGLPDYAAMSPQEVRAQFSPDVARIEQAAGEGGPLPDYYVACGKKDFLFPAAVAFADHLKSLGLKVTVDFEKDYGHEWYCWDENIAEFMDWLPRTDAYAGSKRQI, encoded by the coding sequence ATGGCGCTGATCAAGGCCAACTTTATCTCTTATATCCTGCGGCGCGAGGTGCATGTGGATGTGATCCTTCCCTCGCCCACCATTCCCGAGAGCTTGGGGATGGGCGGAAAGGCCAGCCACAGCCGCCCTGCGCCGCTGCCGGTGCTCTACCTGCTGCACGGCATGGGCAATAACGAGACCAACTGGGTGCGCTATACCAATGTGGAGCGTTACGCCGAGGAGCGGCAGATCGCCGTGGTGATGCCCGCGGGCGAGAATCAGGAGTACCGCAACCAGCCCGGCCCCGGGGGCAACCGCCAGTTTGACTTTATCGCCTACGAGCTGCCCGAGTTCGTGCAGGCCAACTTCCCGGTCTCCGACAGGCGGGAAGATACCTATATCGCGGGGCTTTCCATGGGCTCGATGGGCTCGCTGCTGCACTCTTTCTGCCATCCGGAGCGGTTCCGGGCGGTGGGTTCCTTCTCCGGGCCGCTGATGCAGATCCCCAAATCCATGAACGAGGGCGGCGGCCTGCCGGATTACGCCGCCATGAGCCCGCAGGAGGTGCGCGCCCAGTTCAGCCCGGATGTTGCGCGCATCGAGCAGGCGGCTGGCGAGGGCGGCCCGCTGCCGGATTATTACGTGGCCTGCGGCAAAAAGGACTTTTTGTTCCCCGCCGCGGTGGCCTTTGCAGACCATCTCAAGTCCCTGGGGCTCAAGGTGACGGTGGATTTTGAAAAGGACTATGGGCACGAGTGGTATTGCTGGGATGAGAACATCGCCGAGTTTATGGACTGGCTGCCCCGGACGGACGCGTACGCCGGCTCCAAGCGCCAGATTTAG
- a CDS encoding sodium:solute symporter family transporter: protein MKYAFLVLYIVLLVVVSFVASKKVKNLDDFHLGGRSIGPWLSAFAYGTAYFSAVIFIGYAGKLGWNFGLAATWIGIGNAFIGSYLAWRILGPSTRRMTQRLNVGTMPELFAARYGSKGLKIVTAAVIFIFLTPYSASVYQGLAYLFEGAFNIPFEYCMIGMAVLTAVYLLAGGYFATVLTDLVQGIFMILGVVAMIFCLLNSFGGGAEALSKLAAIAPQNVTVLGPDPLNLFWLFMLTSLGVWGLPQMVHKFYAIRSDKAIKTGAIVSTAFAVIVGCAAYFAGAFGRVAFAEVPIDPATMAANYDMIMPQMLMNTMPELVLGLIVVLVLSASMSTLSSLVLASASTISIDLIRGVFFPKMSDKQTKRVMQVFCLLFIAISVVIALGKNNAIVNMMAFSWGTVAGCCLGPYVFGVLWKGATRAGAWAGVIAGVGVSLALAFILGPGQAPFSGCMAMFASLLAVPVVSLFTKKTAAQELAAAFGTGE, encoded by the coding sequence TTGAAGTACGCATTTCTCGTGCTGTACATTGTACTGCTAGTCGTAGTTTCTTTTGTCGCATCTAAAAAGGTGAAAAATTTAGATGATTTCCATCTGGGCGGCCGCTCCATCGGCCCCTGGCTCTCGGCGTTTGCCTATGGCACGGCGTATTTCAGCGCGGTGATCTTTATCGGCTACGCGGGCAAGCTGGGGTGGAACTTTGGCCTGGCGGCCACCTGGATCGGCATCGGCAACGCCTTTATCGGCAGTTACCTAGCCTGGCGCATCCTGGGGCCCAGCACCCGGCGCATGACCCAGCGGCTGAACGTGGGCACCATGCCCGAGCTTTTTGCCGCCCGGTACGGCTCCAAAGGGCTTAAGATCGTCACCGCCGCGGTGATCTTTATCTTTTTAACGCCTTACAGCGCCTCGGTCTATCAGGGGCTGGCCTACCTGTTTGAAGGGGCTTTCAACATCCCCTTTGAGTATTGCATGATCGGCATGGCGGTGCTGACTGCGGTCTACCTGCTGGCGGGCGGGTACTTTGCCACGGTGCTGACCGATCTTGTGCAGGGCATCTTCATGATCCTGGGCGTGGTAGCTATGATTTTCTGCCTGTTAAACAGCTTTGGCGGCGGGGCCGAGGCCCTGAGCAAGCTGGCCGCCATCGCGCCGCAAAACGTCACCGTGCTGGGGCCGGATCCGCTCAATCTCTTCTGGTTGTTTATGCTGACCAGCCTGGGGGTATGGGGCCTGCCGCAGATGGTACATAAGTTCTACGCCATCCGCTCGGATAAAGCCATCAAGACCGGGGCCATCGTTTCTACGGCCTTTGCGGTTATCGTGGGCTGCGCGGCCTACTTTGCCGGCGCCTTTGGACGGGTGGCCTTCGCCGAGGTGCCCATCGACCCGGCGACCATGGCCGCCAATTACGATATGATCATGCCCCAGATGCTGATGAATACCATGCCCGAGCTGGTGCTGGGGCTGATCGTGGTGCTGGTGCTCTCGGCCTCCATGTCCACGCTCAGCTCGCTGGTGCTGGCCTCGGCCTCCACCATCAGCATCGACTTGATTCGCGGGGTGTTCTTCCCTAAGATGAGCGATAAGCAGACCAAGCGCGTGATGCAGGTGTTCTGCCTGCTGTTCATCGCCATATCGGTGGTGATCGCCCTGGGCAAGAACAACGCCATCGTCAACATGATGGCCTTTAGCTGGGGCACGGTGGCCGGCTGCTGCCTGGGGCCCTACGTCTTTGGCGTGCTGTGGAAGGGCGCGACCCGGGCGGGCGCCTGGGCGGGCGTGATCGCCGGGGTGGGCGTATCGCTGGCGCTGGCCTTTATCCTGGGGCCGGGGCAGGCGCCCTTTAGCGGGTGCATGGCCATGTTCGCCTCGCTTTTGGCGGTGCCGGTGGTCAGCCTGTTCACCAAAAAGACGGCAGCGCAGGAGCTGGCAGCGGCCTTTGGGACGGGCGAGTAG
- a CDS encoding MATE family efflux transporter, with the protein MKESMTSGRPARSLLLFALPIVLGNIFQQFYNIIDSMVVGNFVGEQALAAVGASYAVTQLFIAIATGAGIGCSVIISQLYGAGQMERMKSAVSTALLATGALSLGLTGIGFLSSGALLELMRTPGDIYGQAQTYLNIYFLGAVFLFFYNILTSVFNALGESRIPLLFLLVSSLVNIALDLWFVAGLGWGVAGAAWATLIAQGVSCLLSFWVLRRRLAALPAKQPYPRFSKALLGKMCRVAVPSTVQQSVVSVGMFLVQAVVNGFGSSVIAGYTAAIKIDSICILPMVSMGNAVSTFTAQNIGAGQMERVRAGLRISMGVIAAISLPVTLALYLFGDALVGLFLDAQSGGAAIAAGVEYLRVVSVFYIAMGAMKVAASVLRGAGDIFYFMLATMANLGVRVALAYALSPVLGASAVWWAIPAGWAVGFAIAFLRYRTGRWRERRLI; encoded by the coding sequence ATGAAAGAGAGCATGACTTCCGGGCGGCCGGCCCGCTCGCTGCTGTTATTTGCCCTGCCCATCGTGCTGGGCAATATCTTCCAGCAGTTTTACAATATCATCGATTCCATGGTGGTGGGCAACTTTGTGGGGGAGCAGGCGCTGGCCGCGGTGGGCGCATCCTATGCGGTCACGCAGCTGTTTATCGCCATCGCCACCGGGGCGGGCATCGGCTGCTCGGTCATCATCTCCCAGCTGTACGGCGCCGGGCAGATGGAGCGGATGAAAAGCGCGGTCTCCACAGCGCTGCTGGCCACGGGCGCCCTCAGCCTGGGGCTGACGGGGATAGGTTTTTTATCGAGCGGCGCACTGCTGGAGCTGATGCGCACGCCCGGAGACATCTACGGCCAGGCGCAGACCTACCTGAACATCTATTTTCTGGGCGCGGTGTTTCTCTTTTTTTACAACATCCTCACCTCGGTTTTCAACGCGCTGGGGGAGAGCCGCATCCCGCTTCTATTTTTGCTGGTAAGCTCCCTTGTCAATATCGCGCTGGATCTGTGGTTCGTCGCGGGGTTGGGCTGGGGCGTGGCCGGGGCGGCCTGGGCCACGCTGATCGCCCAGGGCGTCAGCTGCCTGCTCTCGTTTTGGGTGCTGCGCCGCAGGCTGGCGGCGCTCCCGGCAAAGCAGCCTTACCCCCGCTTTTCCAAGGCGCTGCTGGGCAAGATGTGCCGCGTGGCGGTGCCCTCCACGGTGCAGCAAAGCGTGGTCTCGGTGGGCATGTTTTTGGTGCAGGCGGTGGTCAACGGCTTTGGCTCCTCGGTGATCGCCGGGTATACTGCCGCCATCAAGATCGATTCGATCTGCATCCTACCCATGGTATCCATGGGCAACGCGGTATCCACCTTTACGGCGCAGAATATCGGCGCGGGCCAGATGGAACGGGTGCGCGCGGGGCTGCGGATCAGCATGGGCGTGATCGCGGCCATCAGCCTGCCGGTCACGCTGGCGCTCTATCTGTTTGGCGATGCCCTGGTGGGCCTGTTTTTGGACGCGCAAAGCGGCGGCGCGGCGATCGCGGCGGGGGTGGAGTACCTGCGGGTGGTCTCGGTCTTCTACATTGCGATGGGCGCCATGAAGGTGGCCGCAAGCGTGCTGCGCGGCGCGGGGGATATCTTTTACTTTATGCTGGCCACCATGGCCAACCTGGGCGTGCGGGTGGCGCTGGCCTATGCCTTAAGCCCGGTTTTGGGCGCTTCGGCGGTGTGGTGGGCCATCCCCGCGGGCTGGGCCGTGGGCTTTGCCATCGCCTTTTTGCGCTACCGCACCGGGCGCTGGCGGGAGCGGCGGCTGATCTAA
- a CDS encoding LPXTG cell wall anchor domain-containing protein yields the protein MCKLLGGVSAAAGVAALTSPAYAAGLDAVLMPQTGDTHDNLGLILACAGAAVVIAAVLIVLAVRRKKEAAASDSKEETQ from the coding sequence ATGTGCAAGCTCCTGGGCGGTGTATCGGCAGCGGCGGGCGTGGCCGCTCTCACTTCTCCGGCTTATGCAGCCGGGCTGGACGCGGTGCTGATGCCTCAGACCGGGGACACGCACGATAACCTGGGTTTGATCCTCGCCTGCGCCGGGGCGGCGGTGGTGATCGCGGCGGTGTTGATCGTGCTGGCCGTGCGCCGCAAAAAGGAAGCGGCGGCGTCAGATTCCAAGGAGGAGACCCAATAG
- a CDS encoding HD family phosphohydrolase codes for MKSAEKRKKIPPKNSGRKGAQGRSVRRVRQPLMRLIIYCVLVVMVTAILSMAMTPKRYDLKQGSIARETIYATKDVEDKLGYDRAVEAARKQVNEKYTKDEAATDEALQKVDSFFTAFEAARTKAENERLAVQAAYEEEHGSKLQVPAGENFPYPDEFIAELKSDDTIRLLSTEQLYTVLSASASDLTRLQTLLEVNMRGALDSGIQEDQLAKEREELRTALEQEDNRFSEDLMALGNLIINQSLRANMIYDEEGTQLAREQAAQAVEAQVWRKGDVIVSEGDVVTDVQIAALSSLGVLADQKMDLWLYAGIALLVIIMVLLMMQYLRAFETKVLTSIPKLIMTGLTLVFTLLISLLISTINPRLAPISTCALLLTLLVGPRMALVINFFASIMAAMMLSGGNGLMTITTLGILISAMLSGMAGVFILRRNIRERSGLIIAGLGAGVINALVIIALGLITTSNLKEVLIGGLWGLGSGVLSAVLCLGTLPVWETVFDVVTPTKLLELANPNHPLLRRLLLEAAGTYHHSIIVGNLAERAADAVGADMMLTRTGAFFHDIGKLSAPYFFKENQVGSVNPHDGLAPEVSASILTAHTRDGLALAQQFKLPKAIGDIILQHHGTTLTGYFYATACKAAADPALVDERDFRYSGPKPQTREAGIIMLADTVEAAVRSLEKPTQGQVEEMIRRLVREKLMDGQLDECDLTLRDLDTICEVFVRALKGIYHERVAYPKVEKKGEKPGVAPAKAEIQPPRAAPLSGQQTAPEREPAPRKEPLQTPQAEAAAEPAQEDAGGKQDEQTKGDA; via the coding sequence ATGAAAAGTGCGGAAAAACGCAAAAAAATACCGCCGAAAAACAGCGGGAGAAAGGGCGCCCAGGGCCGCTCGGTTCGGCGGGTGCGCCAGCCGCTGATGCGGCTGATCATCTACTGCGTGCTGGTGGTGATGGTCACGGCGATCCTGTCCATGGCCATGACGCCCAAGCGGTATGACCTCAAGCAGGGCTCCATCGCCCGGGAGACCATTTACGCCACCAAGGACGTGGAGGACAAGCTGGGGTATGACCGGGCCGTAGAGGCCGCGCGCAAACAGGTCAACGAAAAGTACACCAAGGACGAGGCCGCCACCGACGAGGCCCTGCAAAAGGTGGACAGCTTTTTTACCGCCTTTGAGGCGGCGCGCACCAAGGCCGAAAATGAGCGCTTGGCCGTGCAGGCCGCCTATGAGGAGGAGCACGGCAGCAAGCTGCAGGTGCCCGCGGGGGAGAATTTCCCCTACCCGGATGAATTTATCGCCGAGCTGAAAAGCGATGATACGATCCGGCTGCTCAGTACCGAGCAGCTTTATACGGTGCTCTCGGCCAGCGCCAGCGACCTGACCCGGCTGCAGACCCTGCTGGAGGTCAACATGCGCGGCGCTTTGGACAGCGGCATCCAGGAGGATCAGCTGGCCAAGGAGCGCGAGGAGCTGCGCACGGCCTTAGAGCAGGAGGACAACCGCTTCTCCGAGGACCTGATGGCCCTTGGCAACCTGATCATCAACCAATCCCTGCGGGCGAACATGATCTATGACGAGGAGGGCACCCAGCTGGCGCGGGAGCAGGCCGCCCAGGCGGTGGAGGCCCAGGTCTGGCGCAAGGGGGATGTGATCGTCAGCGAGGGCGACGTGGTGACGGACGTGCAGATCGCGGCGCTGAGCTCCCTGGGCGTGCTGGCCGACCAAAAGATGGACCTGTGGCTGTACGCGGGCATCGCGCTGCTGGTCATCATCATGGTGCTGCTGATGATGCAGTACCTGCGCGCCTTTGAAACCAAGGTGCTGACCAGTATCCCCAAGCTGATAATGACCGGGCTGACGCTGGTCTTTACGCTGCTGATCAGCCTGTTGATCAGTACCATCAACCCGCGCCTGGCGCCGATATCCACCTGCGCGCTGCTGCTTACGCTGCTGGTGGGCCCGCGCATGGCGCTGGTCATCAACTTTTTCGCCTCCATCATGGCGGCGATGATGCTCTCGGGCGGCAATGGGCTGATGACCATTACCACCTTAGGCATCCTGATCTCGGCCATGCTCAGCGGTATGGCCGGGGTATTCATCCTGCGCCGCAACATCCGTGAGCGCAGCGGGCTGATCATTGCGGGCCTGGGCGCCGGGGTGATCAACGCCCTGGTGATCATCGCCCTGGGGCTGATTACCACCAGCAACCTAAAAGAGGTGCTGATCGGCGGGCTGTGGGGCCTGGGCAGCGGGGTATTAAGCGCCGTGCTCTGCCTGGGTACCCTGCCGGTGTGGGAAACGGTGTTTGACGTGGTGACGCCCACCAAGCTTTTGGAGCTGGCCAACCCCAACCACCCGCTGCTGCGGCGGCTGTTGCTGGAGGCGGCGGGCACCTATCACCACTCCATCATCGTGGGCAACCTGGCAGAGCGCGCGGCGGACGCCGTTGGGGCGGATATGATGCTGACCCGCACGGGCGCGTTTTTCCACGATATCGGCAAGCTCTCGGCCCCTTATTTCTTTAAGGAGAACCAGGTGGGTTCGGTCAACCCCCACGATGGGCTGGCCCCCGAGGTATCGGCCAGCATCCTGACCGCGCACACCCGCGACGGGTTGGCGCTGGCCCAACAATTTAAACTGCCCAAGGCCATCGGGGATATTATTTTGCAGCACCACGGCACCACGCTGACCGGTTACTTCTACGCCACGGCCTGCAAGGCCGCGGCCGACCCGGCGCTGGTGGATGAGCGAGATTTCCGCTACTCCGGCCCCAAGCCCCAGACCCGGGAGGCCGGCATCATCATGCTGGCCGATACCGTGGAGGCGGCGGTGCGCTCGCTGGAGAAGCCCACCCAGGGCCAGGTGGAGGAGATGATCCGCCGCCTGGTGCGCGAAAAGCTGATGGACGGGCAGCTGGACGAGTGCGACCTGACCCTGCGGGACTTAGATACCATCTGCGAGGTGTTCGTGCGGGCCTTAAAGGGCATCTATCACGAGCGGGTGGCCTATCCTAAGGTGGAAAAGAAGGGTGAAAAGCCCGGGGTCGCGCCCGCCAAGGCGGAGATTCAGCCGCCGCGCGCTGCCCCGCTCTCGGGGCAGCAAACGGCCCCTGAGCGGGAACCGGCGCCCCGCAAAGAACCCCTCCAGACGCCGCAGGCCGAGGCGGCGGCGGAGCCGGCCCAGGAAGATGCCGGCGGCAAACAGGACGAACAGACGAAAGGGGATGCTTGA
- the ybeY gene encoding rRNA maturation RNase YbeY: MTVDLENRVAQMPFGQEAEALVRRAVARTLQLQGETDRVQVSILLLDDEGVRALNREYRGIDRATDVLSFPLLEYDGLEADDEGLDPEELQESTDPETGEIMLGDIAISLERAKVQAEDFGHSLSREVAYLTVHAMLHLLGYDHVNLEDRALMRQREEVILTDLGLTREA, encoded by the coding sequence ATGACGGTAGATTTGGAAAACCGGGTGGCGCAGATGCCCTTTGGGCAGGAGGCCGAGGCGCTGGTGCGCCGCGCCGTAGCGCGTACGCTGCAGCTCCAGGGGGAGACCGACCGCGTACAGGTGAGCATCCTGCTGCTGGATGACGAGGGCGTGCGCGCCTTAAACCGCGAGTACCGCGGGATCGACCGGGCCACCGACGTGCTGAGCTTCCCGCTTTTGGAGTACGACGGACTGGAGGCGGACGACGAGGGACTGGACCCGGAGGAACTGCAGGAGAGCACCGACCCGGAGACCGGGGAGATCATGCTGGGGGACATCGCCATCTCTTTGGAGCGGGCCAAGGTCCAGGCCGAGGATTTCGGCCATTCCCTTTCCCGGGAGGTGGCCTATCTGACGGTGCACGCCATGCTGCACCTTTTGGGGTACGACCATGTGAACCTGGAGGACCGGGCCCTGATGCGCCAGCGCGAAGAGGTCATTTTGACCGATCTGGGGCTGACCCGGGAGGCGTAG
- a CDS encoding diacylglycerol kinase yields MGGLKKQFRNFNYAIAGLVYCVRTQRSMRIHFILAIMAVIAGIVLRISRVQMVLLMLTIALVVFAEMINTAIEGVVDMVTKEYHPLAEMVKDVAAGAVLVTAVVAIGVGYLIFFERITNIALVGITTVRNLPVHVTYASLAVVVLVVIAVKSLGINRRGTFLSGGFPSGHSALAFSLFTAMTVVAGDPLVATLGLLLALLVAQSRIESHTHSPFEVIAGGVIGVLVTILLMQLATVALV; encoded by the coding sequence ATGGGTGGCCTGAAAAAGCAGTTTAGAAATTTTAATTATGCTATCGCGGGCCTGGTATACTGCGTGCGCACCCAGCGCTCCATGCGCATCCACTTTATCCTGGCCATCATGGCGGTGATTGCGGGCATCGTGCTGCGCATCAGCCGGGTGCAGATGGTGCTGCTGATGCTGACCATCGCCCTTGTGGTGTTCGCCGAGATGATCAACACCGCCATCGAAGGGGTGGTGGATATGGTCACCAAGGAGTACCACCCCTTAGCGGAAATGGTCAAGGACGTGGCGGCCGGGGCGGTGCTGGTCACCGCCGTGGTGGCCATCGGGGTGGGCTACCTGATCTTTTTCGAGCGGATCACCAACATCGCGCTGGTGGGCATCACCACGGTGCGCAACCTGCCGGTACACGTGACCTATGCCAGCCTGGCTGTGGTGGTGCTGGTGGTGATCGCGGTCAAATCCCTGGGGATCAACCGGCGGGGCACGTTTTTAAGCGGAGGGTTCCCCAGCGGCCACAGCGCGCTGGCCTTTTCGCTTTTTACCGCGATGACCGTAGTAGCGGGCGACCCGCTGGTGGCCACGCTGGGGCTGCTGCTGGCGCTGCTGGTGGCCCAGAGCCGCATCGAAAGCCACACCCATTCGCCCTTTGAGGTGATCGCCGGCGGGGTGATCGGCGTACTGGTCACGATATTGCTGATGCAGCTGGCCACGGTGGCGCTGGTGTAG
- a CDS encoding cytidine deaminase yields MMTAERIETLKARALQAMQGAYAPYSHFRVGAAVLAADGAIYTGCNIENSAYSATCCAERVAVFSAVAAGARQITAVAIVSDSQGATYPCGVCRQVLSEFAADGEMQVYCGSAGGQWLETTLSRLLPHAFKAADMPGHEEKE; encoded by the coding sequence ATGATGACAGCAGAGCGGATCGAAACACTCAAGGCGCGGGCCCTGCAGGCTATGCAGGGGGCATACGCGCCTTATTCCCACTTCCGCGTGGGCGCGGCAGTACTCGCGGCAGACGGCGCGATTTATACCGGCTGCAATATTGAAAACAGCGCCTACAGCGCCACCTGCTGCGCGGAGCGGGTGGCGGTATTCTCCGCCGTGGCGGCGGGGGCCAGGCAGATAACGGCCGTGGCCATCGTATCGGACAGCCAGGGGGCTACCTACCCCTGCGGGGTGTGCCGCCAGGTGCTCAGCGAGTTTGCCGCGGACGGAGAGATGCAGGTCTATTGCGGCAGCGCGGGCGGGCAATGGCTGGAGACCACTCTGTCGCGCTTGCTGCCCCACGCCTTTAAGGCGGCGGATATGCCAGGACATGAGGAAAAGGAGTAA
- the era gene encoding GTPase Era — MEKQYRSGFVAILGRPNVGKSTLLNALVGEKIAIVSHKPQTTRNTIQGVLTGEGFQIVFLDTPGIHQPKNKLGEYMVKTAWRSLDEVEAILMLVDAAAGIGEGDRALFQSLQNRKAPLILAVNKMDAANEDTARAQVAHLLTLGSADEVVYISARRRKGLNELEAALQKRLPEGPQYFPEDMITDQPEQRLICEMIREKMLILLQEEVPHGIGVELMALRERQGQALIDIEATIFCERSSHKGIIIGKQGSMLRKIGQQARYDIEKLLGCQVNLQLWVKVRENWRNSPLALKELGYQD; from the coding sequence TTGGAGAAACAATACCGTTCCGGCTTCGTAGCGATCCTGGGCCGGCCCAATGTGGGCAAGTCCACGCTGCTCAACGCTTTGGTGGGGGAGAAGATCGCCATCGTATCCCACAAGCCCCAGACCACCCGCAACACCATCCAGGGGGTGCTCACCGGGGAGGGCTTTCAAATCGTATTTTTGGATACCCCGGGCATCCATCAGCCCAAAAACAAGCTGGGAGAGTACATGGTCAAGACCGCCTGGCGCTCGCTGGACGAGGTGGAGGCTATCCTGATGCTGGTGGACGCGGCCGCCGGCATCGGCGAGGGGGATCGGGCGCTGTTCCAGTCCCTGCAAAACCGCAAGGCCCCCCTGATTTTGGCCGTCAATAAGATGGACGCGGCCAACGAGGATACGGCCAGGGCGCAGGTGGCGCACCTGCTCACCCTGGGCAGCGCCGACGAGGTGGTCTACATCTCGGCCCGCCGCCGCAAAGGACTAAATGAGCTGGAAGCGGCGCTGCAAAAGCGCCTGCCCGAGGGGCCGCAGTACTTCCCGGAGGATATGATCACCGATCAGCCCGAGCAGCGGCTGATCTGCGAGATGATAAGGGAAAAGATGCTGATCCTGCTGCAAGAGGAGGTGCCCCACGGCATTGGCGTTGAGCTGATGGCCCTGCGCGAGCGCCAGGGCCAGGCGCTGATCGATATCGAGGCCACCATCTTTTGCGAACGCAGCAGCCACAAGGGCATCATCATCGGCAAGCAGGGCAGCATGCTGCGCAAGATCGGGCAGCAGGCCCGCTACGATATCGAAAAGCTGCTGGGCTGCCAGGTGAATCTGCAGCTCTGGGTCAAGGTGCGGGAAAACTGGCGCAATTCTCCCCTGGCCCTTAAAGAGCTGGGCTATCAGGATTGA